The Podospora pseudopauciseta strain CBS 411.78 chromosome 2 map unlocalized CBS411.78m_2, whole genome shotgun sequence genome has a window encoding:
- a CDS encoding uncharacterized protein (EggNog:ENOG503NZ12; SMCOG1005:Drug resistance transporter; SMCOG1005: EmrB/QacA; COG:O; antiSMASH:Cluster_5): protein MRQFPLWAVWTPVFEWESNCDLPSLLLPFFLFAAKQVSKDPFLITGFAKDFHSLISGFNLVFIFVSAQYRPHSFLSSTPRPHAALANLKSDILHLLIQTKLSSSQQLFIPSLIVLLQSQRSNLIPTKTPGSPVHNMSSGATSLKEKPLDPAVELPADNGHSSDSQLESGAPTAAPAEPDQNASPRNIHGVIWALVVVAILSSIFLYSLDNTVVADITPAVVNNFGDALKLPWLSVGFLLGGAAVVLPFGRLYGLFDAKWLYILSSILFNVGSALCGAAPNMDALIIGRVLAGMGGNGMYLGVMTLLSVNTSDRERPGYLSFVGLVWGIGTVLGPVVGGAFVESPATWRWAFYINLCVAGLFAPVYLLWIPNFKPRAGTKTLTLAKEFDWVGTVLSMGAITALIMATNLGGALYAWDSGQIIALFVVAFSLFILFGIQQTYTILTNLTSRIFPIQFMRNWNAVLLFCCAAAVNTAGFVPIYYVPLYFQFTRGDSAITAAVRLLPLIFVLSAAILANGHLMARFSYFQPWYVFGSVLTLIGGVLMSRITTETPEGQIYGFEILLGIGTGCFIQAGYAVIQAVTPPADMAYAISFMMLGQLGGIALGLAIAGAIFVNDAIKNLIVVLPDATREQLQMAISGTSGEFFSSLAPGVRAAATDAIVVALRQVFIPVYVAAAFSLVLSVCFTQRKMFGNIQAIAA from the exons ATGAGACAATTTCCTCTTTGGGCAGTGTGGACCCCTGTTTTTGAATGGGAGAGCAACTGCGACTTGCCGTCCCTCTTGCTccctttctttttgtttgctGCCAAACAGGTGTCCAAAGACCCATTTCTAATCACTGGATTTGCAAAAGATTTTCATTCCTTGATTAGCGGATTTAATTTGGTGTTCATTTTTGTGTCGGCCCAATATCGACCGCACTCCTTTTTATCGTCGACCCCCCGGCCACATGCAGCGCTCGCGAATCTGAAATCCGATATCTTGCATCTTTTAATCCAGACGAagctctcttcctctcaaCAACTTTTCATCCCATCACTAATCGTCCTGCTACAATCCCAAAGGTCGAACCTGATACCCACCAAGACCCCCGGGTCGCCTGTCCATAACATGTCTTCTGGAGCGACCTCCCTCAAGGAGAAGCCGCTTGATCCCGCCGTTGAGTTGCCGGCGGACAACGGCCACAGCTCCGATTCACAGCTCGAATCCGGTGCACCGACTGCCGCGCCAGCAGAACCTGATCAGAATGCATCACCAAGAAACATTCACGGTGTTATT TGGGCCTTGGTTGTCGTTGCCATTCTATCCAGCATTTTCCTCTACTCCCTCGACAACACAGTCGTCGCCGACATCACACCAGCCGTGGTCAACAATTTTGGCGATGCGCTCAAGCTACCATGGCTGTCTGTTGG TTTCCTCCTCGGTGGGGCAGCAGTCGTCCTCCCCTTCGGCCGCCTGTACGGCCTCTTCGACGCTAAATGGCTGtacatcctctcctccatcctcttcaacgTCGGCTCTGCCCTTTGCGGTGCAGCTCCCAACATGGACGCCCTCATCATCGGCCGTGTCCTTGCCGGCATGGGCGGCAATGGCATGTACCTCGGTGTCATGACCCTTCTCTCCGTCAATACCTCCGACCGCGAGCGCCCGGGGTATCTTAGTTTCGTCGGTCTGGTTTGGGGTATCGGCACGGTGTTGGGACCCGTGGTAGGCGGTGCGTTTGTTGAGTCACCGGCGACGTGGAGGTGGGCGTTTTACATCAACCTTTGTGTCGCTGGTCTATTTGCCCCAGTCTACCTCCTTTGGATCCCGAACTTCAAACCTCGTGCCGGGACCAAGACCTTGACACTTGCCAAGGAGTTTGACTGGGTCGGAACTGTGCTTAGCATGGGAGCCATCACGGCCTTGATCATGGCTACCAACCTCGGTGGCGCGCTTTATGCCTGGGACAGCGGGCAGATCATCGCGCTTTTTGTCGTGGCGTTCTCGCTCTTTATCCTTTTTGGGATCCAACAAACCTATACCATCCTGACCAACCTGACCTCGAGGATCTTTCCCATCCAGTTCATGAGGAACTGGAACGCGGTGCTGCTTTTTTGCTGCGCTGCGGCGGTGAACACGGCCGGCTTCGTGCCAATTTACTATGTCCCGCTGTATTTCCAGTTCACGAGGGGTGATAGTGCTATCacggcggcggtgaggttgttgccgCTTATTTTTGTGCTGAGCGCTGCTATTCTTGCGAATGGGCATTTGATGGCGAGGTTTAGTTACTTCCAGCCGTGGTATGTTTTTGGGAGTGTTTTGACGTTGATTGGCGGGGTTTTGATGT CTCGCATCACGACCGAGACGCCTGAGGGTCAGATCTACGGCTTCGAGATTCTGCTTGGTATTGGTACCGGTTGCTTTATCCAGGCCGGGTATGCTGTTATCCAAGCTGTCACCCCGCCAGCGGACATGGCGTATGCGATCTCGTTCATGATGCTGGGTCAGTTGGGTGGTATCGCGTTGGGTCTTGCGATTGCTGGTGCCATCTTTGTCAATGACGCTATCAAGAATCTGATAGTGGTCCTGCCTGATGCGACACGGGAGCAGCTTCAGATGGCCATCTCGGGGACCAGTGGCGAGTTCTTCAGCTCTTTGGCCCCTGGGGTGCGTGCTGCGGCCACGGATGCGATTGTTGTCGCGCTGAGGCAGGTGTTTATTCCTGTTTATGTTGCGGCTGCTTTTAGTTTGGTGCTGTCGGTGTGCTTTACT CAACGGAAGATGTTTGGTAATATTCAGGCCATTGCGGCGTAA